CAATGGGAAGGTGGGTCAGGGCGGGTGCATTTATACTAGTGGTTTAACGCGTGATGGAGTTCTTTCAAGTGTAATCTTCCTTACACGTGGAGCCCTGTGTGTTGCTTTAAGGGCACAGCACTGTAGCATGTGAAATTGTTCCCCTGTAGGCGAAACAAGCAGGAAGTTGAGCACAGTGATGCCATGCAGAGCACCCCAGTATCAGAGACCCTTCTGTAttcttcagcttcagaaaagtTATGTTGAAGGAGGTTTCGGTGAACAATATGATGATCGGTTCTCTGTTTCCAGGTGTGGTTGGTCGGATGGCGGGTGGGGTGCAGCAGTTAATCATCACcattcatcatcatcattatgAAAGTTTCAAGCCACTCTTGTAGCTCTGTAGACTGCCTTGGTGTTTAGCATGCAGCTACCTCAACTCCAGCTCTGCAAATGTTCCTTGATAACTGAGGTTAGCAACTTCAGCTTTAATGTTAGCAGCGCACATACACGTTCCCCTCACTGCAGCAGACTGTGAGGGAGAAAAGTACAAGTGTGCTTACAGTTGGATCCTGTTTCTGGACCATTTCTGCCCATATTGTTAAAAGGCCAGTTCTGGTCAGGTTGCTGCAATTTTGATGTGATTATCAGTAGGCAAGCCCAAGCTTTTCCCATTTGGGATCGAGAGACAGAGGCATACAGGTCAGGAGATTTTGAGGCCTCCACACAAGGCCTGCAGCAGAAGGGACAGCCTAGGGGAACTACACACACCTCGTACTCTGAGAAATGCCAGTGTGACGTATCCGTATTGGCACAATCATTTTGACAAACACGCATTCATATAGTTAGTTTTCACTGTATTTGAAGGAGTATATTTTCCCAAAGAGCCACACGCATCCAGATAATTGTAAAACCTAAATTGGAAACCTAAATTGGAAACCTAATGAGGGTGATGCTCGGCAGTTGTCAGGAAGCAGCTTCCTGGAGCATTTATTTCGTTGCACATCACCTGCCTCCTCACAGCAGAACACAGACCCTCGCTTGCTGTCCTGCCCTCCCGCAAGAGGAAAGTTCACCAAGTGGCGGGCGAGGAGCGGGATGGCGGGGACGAGGCAGCCTCCTGGGGTGAGGTGCACAGGGGGCTTTTGGGGTTTATTCAGCGTGGCGAGGCTGCAACCGGCACACGGGTGACACGTCGGGGCTGAGAGTACCCCTCGCGGTCCCTCGGGTGCCCTCCCAGGCTCCCTGGGGACCCGCCGGCGGCGTCAGCCCCGCCGCCACCCCGCGCGGGGGCGTCCCCGCCgcgctccctcctccctccccgcctcccccggcggggccgggcggcgcctGGTGCCGCCGGGCGGGCCCAGGCCGCGGCCGAGTGCGCACGCGTCAGTTCCGGCGGGGAGCGCGGCGCGTGGGTAGGaaacggcggcggcggcggcgggggagcgCAAAATGGCGGCGGCCGCGCAGCTGACGGACGAGGAGCTCTTCTCCGAGCTGCGGCGCTTCGGCCTCTCGCCGGGGCTGGTCACCGAGAGCACGCGGCCCGTCTAcctgaagaagctgaagaagctgCGCGAGGAGGAGCGGGCCGGCAAGCCGCGGAACGGCAGCAACAAGGCGGCGGGGGCCGGAGCGGCGGCGCGGCTGGCCGAGCGCCCCTACCTGCCCGCGGGCGGGCGGAGCCGCGCGGCTCCCcctgccggggccggggccggtggcggggccgggggcggcaaGGTGCTGCTGGGCTTCAGCTCGGACGAGTCGGACGCCGAGGCCGGCCCCCGGGGCCAGGCGGGCGGCAGGAGGGAGCGGGCTGCGCCCCTCGGCCGCGGCCCCAagcccggcgcccccccccccgaggagGCGGCGCGGAGGAAGGGCAGCGCCTGgtggggggcggcggcggcccgcagAGCGGCGACGGCTCCTCAGGGCGTGAGGGAGCCCGGGGACGGcggccaggaggaggaggacgacgaggaggaggaggaggaggaggagggcgagcagcagcagcagcagcagcgctggaAGAACCGGACCGTGAACGGCAACCGGCTGCTGGCCTACGGCGGCAGGGACAAGTACTCCGAttcggaggaggaggaggaggcgatGGCCAAGCAGCAGGTACCCAAGGAGGAGCCTGCGGCTCGCCGGCCCAGACGGAGCCTCGGCAAGTCTCCTGCTCCATTCATAGCGAGCAAATGTGCCGCAGCCGGCGCTGGCGTGATGGAGACGGGCCAAGAGAGGGCTGGCGGAGGCTGCGGTGCCGGTGTAGTCGTAACGAATGAcagggcggcggcggaggcggcggcggctgctgccggGAGTCTAGACAGGGGCAGGAACCAtgaggaggcggcggcggcagccgtggggggaggaggaggagaaggatgtGAGAATCTGGACTCGAGTCCTCCCGGCCCTCGATACCGCCTCGGCCTCTCTAAGAAATCCCCTACGGCGTTGTTGCTGCCACCGCCGCTCACAGACGTGGACAGCGGTAAAATCGCCGACCCTCCAGGCACCATCAGGAAAACGACCAACAATCATGTTCTCGGTGGTGCTGCTGGTAGCTATAACGCTGAATCCAGGATCTATTCAGCAACTAACAGCCTCCCCCCGGGTGGAATCATTTCCTCCCTTAGACTCAACCACTCCAATCATACGGGTTCGAATCATACCTACCTGAAAAACACCTACAAGAAGAATCTCTCAGAGCCCGAGGAGGAGCTTCTCCAACAGTTCAAAAGAGAGGAGGTATCCACCACTGGAGGCTTCAGTGCACATTACCTGTCCATGTTCCTCTTAACTGCTGCATGCTTGTTCTTTCTGATACTGGGATTCACATACCTGAGAATGAGAGGTTCTGGCGTAGCTGAGGATGTGGGAGTCAACAGTAAGTATTAGGTCAAGGGTAAGGGCAGTTTCTGTCTGCAACTGGATGTACTGCTGCTAATTCAACTCTGCATTTCCAGGCATACCCTACTGAGCAGTTCTGGGTTCCACTTTACTGTAAACTTCCTTCGTGGGATGGAGCACAGAGAAATTGACTGGCTTTCCTTAAGTGATATAGTAAAGATTGCTAGACATCTGGGGATAAATTCAAACCTTGGCTATTCCCTGCTGTAATCTACTGATACCCTGTTTTCTAGCATGTCTTCTTCACAAAgtgatttcatgttttcttcagtataGAAGATGCACGGTTAGTAGAGTAAAGCCTTACTTCATCAGTTCCCTAATCTCAAAGAAGTAAGCATGCGCATTTGGATACCTGGGATTTCAGCAGAGCTAAGATTTGGATGTAGTTTGGCAGTGAGGCAGGTTGTGTACTGAGGCTTGAAAAGAATGCTAGGCTGAGATTTTCATTAAACACTACAAGAAACTCCGTGCGGTGAATGCTAGACATAGTACGTGTTGTTTTCTAATGTGcttttttctatatttagaATATGATCATACACAAAATAATGTTGTGctttaatttgaatttcagaGCGTATTTTAATCCCAAACTATTTGGGGGCTTCTCAAGGaagcaacttttttttgaaTGGATTTAGAAACTACCTTTTTCCTATttacaaaacatacaaaaatggAATTGTACCACCTAAGGGTGGTGATTCATGCTAATTCAATTCTTGGCTGCTCTGGAATGGTCAGTGGAGACTCTTAAcgccagaaagaaaaatcatgctATTGCTGTCTCATCAGgagcaatgaaaaaaacatgtgAAAAGGTGGTTTTGGGATGTGCCAGCAATAGAAAGTTCCTGGGGACTTGTATTGTTCTTGAAATGATTGTGTAAGGTATGTGGGgtgcatataaatatttctttgtatagACAGTGTAGGGTATGTATATACCCACGTGTGGACATGAATATAGTGCCTTGTATGGAGTGATCCTACTGGTAGTTTGGGATCTGCTAGATGTTACAGGGCAGAattagcagtgttttttttaccctttcaaGCCTTATTCATTGCATTCTAACAGCAGAAtagtttttaattctgttttgcacTCTTTGCCTCCATATATTCCCCCCTGCTGATTTAGTGTTTAGGAGAGACTATAGCAGGAAAGGTCAGAGCATTTGTCGTAGTTTCTTTGCTTGTCCACGTGGCTCTTAGTACCTGCTGTTCAGTCGTGGCTTGGGGAAGGTGGTGAACATAACGTGGGCTCAGATTAGATACAGTGACTGGGACCATTCATCCTGATACTCTGTTATTAACTTCCGACCGTAATTGCTAGAGACGtacataaatgtttttatgttctGATAAGCTGTGTAATTCCACAAATAtgtattagttttttttctagtcttaGAATCTGGTAATTTTAATAGGGGAGAAGGTCTTCCAGCATACTAGGATAAACTTCCTAACTCGCATTCAGTGGTTAAAACTCGCCTGTCATGTTGATTGGTAAAGCTGAATGTCTCAGCTATGCAGATAGCAATAATGCTGTGAAAAGAAGTCTGCTGTGAAAATAtagtctggggaaaaaagcttctgttttgaATGTGTGAACTTCCCTACCGAACATACGGGATCGCTGTCTTGAGCATGTTGTTCTTAAAAAGCTAACAGGGCTGGAACTGGTAGGCAGGGAAAGTTGTTCTCCTTTGCTTGGGTTTGGCTGCCCAGCTGAAGGTCTGGTAGTCCAGTGTTGCTTGGTAGTTCCAGTAAGGCAGTCCTTGGCCTACTTCTTTCTATTCGTTCTCTTTCCAGTGGAACTCTTGAAGGTGGATTTCCTGAGGAACAGAAACGTGAGCGTCACTGCGAGAGCATCTGTCCTCTCTCcttgcagccctgggctggTAACATGAACAGGGGCAATAGGATCCATTGTAAGAAGCAAACAGTTCTTGTGGCTAGCTACTTTGATAGGAAGAAGAAtgggacactttttttttaaaaaataatgtgggAATGAGCAGGGAATTACCTTGCTCATTTGCTTAGCGCACACTCAATGAATTGAATTGGAATTCTGGAATTGGGTGTATGTGAAGAAAACATGGCGGGCCCCTAGAACTGACAAGAAATAGACAAGATAGGCAAAAATAGACTGGTACCTgctggaaggggcaggaggCCTGTCTTCTGTTAGATGCTTCCCAAAGCTTCGTTAACTATCATCTGAATGAATCCTTTGTTTCTTGCACTTATGTGGGTgtattgtgtgttttcttcGTAGAAGCAGAACtgatttgtgtgttttaataatAGTATAGCTCAAGAAACAAACTTTCAGTTAGGTAATTGGATACcgtttttatttctgtctgttagATGGCTGTAGGTAAGATTCCACTGGCTATGAGTGGTTTGATTACGAAAAACTGAGTTATTTTCAACTTCAGACTATTATTGTAAAAGGGTCTGGGATTCAGTTGCATTGGGACTATCCATACCTCAAGAATTACCAGTTACTCACAGTTACtgtgaggaaaatgaaaaagctcaAAGATACAAACGactgcttattttctcttgtaGGAAGTGCTATGCAGTGAGCTTAGTGTTGGATGTCTTGATTGTTCCTTTTCTAAATTGAAATTCAATCAAAATAAGGTAGTTTTCTGAGTGTGACACACTGAAAAACATTCATCACCAACTACATTTAATATTGGCACTTAGATTTGTCAGGCTGTAGTGTGAGAGCAGAGGAGATGCTTGTGGTGGGGGAGGCTTAGAACAAGGCGTTGGAGTTGGATTTAGGCTAGGTAAAGTAGTATAGATGAGAAGTGATAAGCAGAAAACTTAAAAGGGGATTGTCATTTACATCATGCATAGTGTTCAAGTGTCTTCTTACTCAGAGCTCTAAAATAGCCATAAAGTACTTCAGTTTTTCTGCATGGGGGATAGACAGTGTTCAAAGACAAATTTGAATTGGGCTCATTCTTCTATATCTAACCTATATATGGTCACTtgaagtaagatttttttttttggcatttcgTTATCTAAAATGCAGATGAATATCTATGGGGCTTTTCCTAAAGCGTTTTAAGGTATTGAAATAAATGACTAAGATCGTATAAAAGACCAGCTAATGTGTAAGCACGTACTGTGCTTGCTGTCCCTGACAGCATTgtatatgaaaagaaagatcTGTTTAGGCTTTGAACTGGTAAGTTCACTCATGTGGCTCTTACTGTAAGCATGTTGTGCATCAGCTGCCTTCAAAATACAATGGGATTGTGTCAACTTCTTGTAGAGCCAGCATAGTGTTTTGTCAGGAAAACGACGAATTTGACTTCTGTCTACTTCCTAGGGTTCATCGTACCACGAAGAGTTGGATATCTCTTCCTTCttcgtttttgttttgtgatattACTCTGAGCACCTCAAGTTCTGTGGGCACTTCTGGGAGTTAGGTCTGAAGTTATTTCTCACGGAAAGTTGATGCTGAGATCAGTAGGTGTTATTTTGAGGTCTGGAGTACTTTCTGAAAGACTAGGTCGCCTAGTACAGGTGCTGTTTAAGGTTGTGACCGGAAATAGGTGGCAATTAAGTTGCTCTCACTGTTTCTGCTCCAGTACTTTGTCTGGGGAGTAGTTGatgcagtgcaaaaaaaaaaaaagtaaaaaaaaatatctttggaaCTTTCAGGAAGTTCTTGTGTGTTGTCTTAGGTCCTTAGAGGAGAGGCATACAATGCTAGTATTTTTGATCTTTCCACGTTACTTGTTACAAAAACAACTGTTAGGATAATCCTTACTATATTAGCTATaacttttgaaatgttaattcAGAGAAACTTTCAGTAGTTACCTATATTACAAGTGGAAGCTTACTCAAAGCACAACTTTAAGAGTAATTCTCTTCCACTGACATTCCCTTCTTTAGATTTCTAAATCTCTCAGGTGTTAAAACTTGTATGGAATTTTGTGCAGGGAATTTCACTGATGATAAGCTAGACGTGCTGTATAAAAGACAAGAAGTGGATTATTCTGCTCACAGGCCTGCAAATTGCCGTTAAAGTTGTGTGGTATTTCACAACTAACTGTTAAAACCCTACTTGCCTTCTAAGATCACCATCTCAGAAGAGTTTTCTTGGCAGTGTTTGGAGAGTTCCTGTGTTGTGTGGTTCTTTATGCTGCCTGTGCTTGGCAAGTGGTACTCTGACTTACCTTTGACAATATAACAGCTTATTCTATTGACATATGAGCACATagctctgtttcattttctgtatgttgCTTTAAACTTTAgttagcaaataaaaacatctgctttaGGTGATACAAAAGGAAATCTTGATGAATATCTTTAAGACTAATTTCTGACCTCGCTTTCTTCTGCGTTTGGTGACTTCTGGATCAAGATCAGTAGATAGGAAAAACTCTGGACTGCCTTCACGAGGAAAAGCCAAACAGAATAGTTAACTTTCTGTAAGATTGCTGACAACTTTAAACTCTGACATTCTTTGTGGTGTGTCAGAAACAGCTCTTAAAAATGAGGAACAAACTTGGTCAAGACTTGTAGCAGAGTGTACCAGAAAAGTCCAAATAAATGTTACGTAGTGCAAAATAGTTCATCTTAGCTGAGAACTTCAGaacttttctgaaggaaagaaaacagcctaTTCACCTTTGCAGTGGATTTGTAGTAAAAAGCATTGTtatgaaaattgtatttgaaacaaaaatgatgcAAGTTCGTGTCTGTGTTTTAAGGAGATAGCTGTTTGATGCTTCCATCAGAATATTTAGAACTAATTTGGTAGACATACcttaaaaatgctgctgtttacAGCCGTGCACAGAACTTCCCTTATGCCAAGACTTgagattttcttaaaatattttttcaatgttaCTGTTCTAGGCCATGCTTTTTGTGGAGTAACGTCATGAGAAATCAGAACTAAGACTGCTTGCTCGGGGAGCAGGCGTGCAGAAGAGGTCTGTCAGGATCTGATTTCAAAAGCTATCAAAATGAATTGCAAGTTTGCATTCCATCCCCCAGTGCGTGGTagttttcacaaaagaaaaatcagtttctgaTGAGAGAATTAAGGGTGATCTAGGATCTGACAGCAGATCTGTAACTTTTTTATGGTTTATGAAGAATTGCAGACCAGACAGGAGtgggaaagcaaaaagcaaacttgcatttcttctgttaaGAGCCTCTGCCAACTCTGATAGCATTCTTCAAGTGTAGTGcaaatttctttctgcttagGACAGATAGAGCAATAATGGTTGTGGTGGAGGCCTTTTAAGGAGGAGCCCGTGATAATCAAGGACTTACATTTAGTGTAGCATTGTAGGAGCCCCCCTTTGCACTGTTTCCTGAAGTATTCTGGTGTAGGAGAGGAGAATCATGCCTGTAGTCATTCTATTGCTGGGGTCCAGTTGTATTTCTAAAAAATCATGCACGTTTAATACACGTTGACATGTATTTCATGTGGGAGTACTAGGTTGCAAAACTTTGGCTTAATGCTTACCCAGCGAAGCTGGCAGGAGTGCTGGAGTTGTACCAAACTGATCCCTGTCACGCTTCTAGCCTTGTGCTTCAGAAATAGTATGAACATGTGAATGGCAGGCTAGAGCTGCTGTTTGGAAAAGTTGTTTGATCACTTAACAAAAGAGCTTAGGCAAGTAAATTAAACAAGTACCTCAGTTCTTGCTAATGAAAATGCTGGTCCAGTGCTGTGGAGAAGCACAAAGTTCACTGTAATCAGGAGGCATTTATTCCTTATGAATTTAAAACTCCTGCAAGTGTTTGCATTCTCTGGTAAAATTAGTTGTGTTTTTGTGATTTGTGGTAGATCGAGAGGGGTAGGTTGGCTGGGTAAGGGATCCGGAAATCAAGGtacattaagaagaaaaagtgattttcagGGGATTCACGTTCCCTAAGAACTTCTGTAGTAGTATTTGTCCTGACTCTTCTTGGcttctgttgttgctgctggTAGGTCTAGAATTGTGGGAGCAGGTGACAAAGCCTTTAGTGTGATTATAATAAATGAGGACAGGATGTAACTCTGCCTCTGATCAAAGTAACCATGAAGGCTGAATCAAGTATTTTTGGATAACTTGAGCATACCACGTCATGAGTAAGAAGTCTGTCCTCATCAAGAGACACTGTTTGTAATAAGGAAAAATAGTAGGGATGAGGAGACCATGGCCCTGACCTCCTGCACTTTGTTACGATGGCTCCTTTTCTCCAAGATCCTTGTCATTGTCCCCTTTTCCCTGCTACTGTGCTGTACTTGCTGCAGTGCTTTTTAGTGCCATTTCTCAGTTCTGCTGTGTTTAGTCTACTGCGGAGGGTGAGAGGAGCAAGAGCGTGCATGCATGCTAAATGTGTAAAGGGCCAACTGAACGTGACTGGGTGTAGTTGGAGGAGAAGTGTTGTACTGTGTGGTGTTTTCAAGAAACGAATACTtctttgcagaggaaagaatCAAATTTTCTGCTTACTAGGGAGCATCTTGTAGTGCAAGTATCTTGAAATAAAGTGTCTTTTTTGGAGTCTTAAATTCCTTTAACTCTAAGTGAACTCTGGGTAGCACTCTGAATTGACATAGAAAGGCCATCTAAtgtgggaagaggaagagatggGGGTAGAGAGGTTTAACGTTGAATTAAGTGGCATTAAAACCTACTGAGTAGATCAGTTGTATTTCAGTGATGTGCTAGATAAGAAGTATAACTGTTTGTAAATGAATGGTTGTAGAGAAAAACTGCCTTAgtaattcttctgttttaaaaatagagaaggGCATTTATTGAAGTAAAAGTTGGAAGACAGCTTCTTAGAAAGCAATTGTTTGATGTGTATTCAAAGACTTCCTTCGTGCTGCCTGTATTCACTTAACACAGGGTTTATATGCAGGGCACATCTCCATAACCTTTTCTGTATTGAAAGGtacaaaaaaacttttatacTTGGACTTTGCAGCACCTTGGGTGAATGCAGCATCAGTCTGTCCTCATTAGGTAGGTGAGTAATAAGACTTATCACAAGAGGACTGAAGGGGAAGGATTGCATAAAACAGGCTGGTTTCTAAGGCCACACCTTagttttccttgtttctgtAGAAGGTCAGTAAAATCTCTGAATTGCTTATCTGAGAAGCCTCAAACTTTCCATTGACTTCTTAACGCGTATATTGGCCTTTGGATCTTTGAATAGGCAGCGGAGGAAAACCACTCACCTTAACCATCGGCCACCTCAATAGCTGTCATCTCGCTCTGTTGTTACACCACAAAACATGCCTCAGCGCACTCAGTCAGCATTACTTACCCCGGTGGTGTGTGTTCAGTGTCATCAGGCCATACAACAGGAACCTCTCATGGCCAGGATTCCTAAATGCACATCACATCGCCAGCAAACTAAGTTTTATCTGCATGTCTCAGCTGCTGGTTCTGGAGGAGAGAAATCTAGCTAGGCCTAACCCAAACCCTGCTGGCAGAAATTGAGTCATGGAACATTTACTGCAAGTGAGGGGTTCCAGATCCCAGAAGGTATTTTGTTGTTGCCTGAAACTGCTCCCGGTGGTGTTACGAGGTGGGCTGTCGCTGGTTTTGAATTCCCCGCGCGTCTTCTGGGAAATGGTGGAACATTAATCGCGAAACTTCGGGATCATCTCTGGCATTTGACCTACATCTAAAAGTTTAGCAGGCTGTTTGTTCTTGTTCAGACAGCGTGCGCCAGGCAGCCACGGAGGGGAGTTGTTAATTTCTGAGTGACAAACGGGGCAGTGCATGGGTGACAAAGCCCTGAGAGGCCTCCTTCGGGCCCTGGCAATCCAGTCAGAGGTACTGGGGAAGGGCCAGGCTGGCTGCCCTGCTTGTGCTGGTTCTCCTGCAAACGCTTTGGAAGGAGTTCGCTGTTACCTTGTAAGTAAGGGGGAATGATTAATGAAATTCCTCGGGGTGCTATTGAAGAGGAGAGCGTGAGGTCAAGTTTATCAAAGTCTGTTTCTGTATTGACTTGGACCTGCTGTGTGATCAAAGGCAGCTTCTGGAGGTGAGAGGCATGGCGCGTCTCAGTGAAAAAGCTGAAAGGGGGAAACTTTCTTTTAAGATAATGCTACTCTGGGGAGAGTTTGCCTAGCTAAGAAAAAGAGGTTAGAGACGCAGACTTCCTTCTGGACAAGAAACTAGTCGTGCTTCTTATTTTAgggttttctgtttatttctgaaaggctgtgggctgctgcttatccaggagcagctctgggtAAAGCTGTGCCTAAACTTTTGTGGGAAATGGGAGACTGAGTTGTATCTAAAGGATATTTCATGTTTGCGTGCTTCATATTTTGTGTAATAGAGCAACCACTTGTTAATCCTGATAAAAccttaaggggaaaaaaaaacggaaATAGAGCATTAAGAACATGAGAAAGAGCCCTAGTGCTGTATTGTCTGTACAGTGCCCTTTGAGCTACtagttttttttctcattgaaaacCAGAAATACCAGCCTGCTGAGTACTCTTGAGAGCTGAGCCACTCAGGATGGGCAGATGTATATGCTCAGTCTGACTTGGTGATCCTGGGTGTGTTGTGACCAGTGTCTGACCAACACCATGGGCGTTTTTTTAGCTTGTTCACCTTGAGCGCAAATGCGGTTGCATGCTAGGGAATTGTACACAAAGCAGCTCCCaatgtgttttttcatgtataacttgaaatgttgtttttctcttgacCTTCAGATAAAAGTGCTGTTTATgaagtaacaacaaaaatgtgCAGATTTAGTACATGGCCTATGAAGTTGGGAAGGACGATGGGATGTTAAATCCAGGCTTGTTTTATTGTGCTCTATATGTTGCATGGTACTAAAGTCATTGCTTTGTGGGAAGaccaaactggaaaaaaataattgcacaaAAATAGCAGCTCTGGAAATGAGGTGTCCTGGTGATTTTGGTGCAAAGGCCAAATAGGGTCTGCCTGTCCCTTTTGTAAGGGAATGAATTAATGTGTTGTGTTCTTTGCTATTCAGAAAGGGGAATGTACTGAGCTTCTTACACAAACCTTGGCATCAGACTAGTAGCTATATGGCCTGCTATGCTTTCTTAAAGCATGAGATAAATGGTTTGTTTTGAGGAAGGAGagttaatttttgcttttgtaagcTTTGTTTTATAGTTTAAAAACCTAGCTTTGGAATACTGCGTAGTATTTTACGTACCACGGAGCTCTCATGTCTCTGCAAGTAGCCAACTGTGTGTTAAGGTTTTACTGTCCCACTGTAAGAGGGCTCTGTAAGactaatttcattttcctttcctttcccttttttgctATTTCTACATGGCAGATTAATTTCTTGCCAGAATACGTTTTCTCCTCTCTAGATCCACCTGGTTCAGACCTCTACCCACAGTACTGTTAGAAGATTCATCAGCTTA
This genomic window from Cygnus olor isolate bCygOlo1 chromosome 1, bCygOlo1.pri.v2, whole genome shotgun sequence contains:
- the LEMD3 gene encoding inner nuclear membrane protein Man1, with protein sequence MAAAAQLTDEELFSELRRFGLSPGLVTESTRPVYLKKLKKLREEERAGKPRNGSNKAAGAGAAARLAERPYLPAGGRSRAAPPAGAGAGGGAGGGKVLLGFSSDESDAEAGPRGQAGGRRERAAPLGRGPKPGAPPPEEAARRKGSAWWGAAAARRAATAPQGVREPGDGGQEEEDDEEEEEEEEGEQQQQQQRWKNRTVNGNRLLAYGGRDKYSDSEEEEEAMAKQQVPKEEPAARRPRRSLGKSPAPFIASKCAAAGAGVMETGQERAGGGCGAGVVVTNDRAAAEAAAAAAGSLDRGRNHEEAAAAAVGGGGGEGCENLDSSPPGPRYRLGLSKKSPTALLLPPPLTDVDSGKIADPPGTIRKTTNNHVLGGAAGSYNAESRIYSATNSLPPGGIISSLRLNHSNHTGSNHTYLKNTYKKNLSEPEEELLQQFKREEVSTTGGFSAHYLSMFLLTAACLFFLILGFTYLRMRGSGVAEDVGVNIKNPFSGELRSIEEDEISLMMNSLYALHDKLAQVAGEHECGSSIQRNLTVQEAAAYLKNLDPEYESVLNTALQWILNSGEDVGIKCIGSDPNEMDVINVTDVKYLESTSPKMSFRCRFRRAFINVTHRLSILLLGVAMVWGVLHYMKYRWAKEEEETRQMYDMVVKIIDVLRSHSEACSENKDLQPYMPVLHVRDSLIPSQERRKMKKVWNRAVDFLAANESRIHTETQRIGDAEFLVWKWMQPSVPCDKILVIPSKVWQGQAFHLDRRNSPPNSLTPCLKIRNMFDPVMEIGDHWHLAIQEAILEKCSDNDGIVHIAVDKNSREGCVYVKCLSPEYAGKAFKALHGSWFDGKLVTVKYLRLDRYHHRFPQALTCNTPLKPSNKHMNSMSHLRLRTGTTNSQGSS